From the genome of Miscanthus floridulus cultivar M001 chromosome 10, ASM1932011v1, whole genome shotgun sequence, one region includes:
- the LOC136486013 gene encoding U1 small nuclear ribonucleoprotein C-like — protein sequence MEAKMEERIATLHAQMMAQQMAYQQSLQQHYNTQMQNMASFFQSMQTPGASTPPPLPMFAPPPPPPEFFPVPAPVAPGGTPVQSAGSNPSPGGPGHQMMSYPPPAPYPPYPPPRGPPPTYSWPPVRGGWQYAQAPQFGPRGFPWANPGGSGGGADDETGDGATS from the exons atggaggccaagatggaggagaggatcgccacgttgcacgcacagatgatggcgcaacagatggcttaccagcaaagcctgcagcagcactacaacactcagatgcagaacatggccagcttcttccagtccatgcagacgcccggggcgtctacaccgcctcctcttccaatgttcgctccaccgcctcctcctccagagttttTTCCTGTACCTGCTCCTGTCGCTCCTGGAGGGACCCCG gtacagtcggcgggttcgaacccgtctcctggaggtcccggccatcagatgatgtcgtatccaccacctgcaccctatccaccgtatccacctccgcgtggccctcctccgacgtactcgtggccgccggtgcgcggagggtggcagtacgcgcaggcgcctcagtttggtccaagggggtttccgtgggcaaaccctgggggctctgggggcggagcggacgacgagaccggggacggcgcgacgagctag
- the LOC136486074 gene encoding CBL-interacting protein kinase 15-like, with the protein MESRGKILMKRYELGRLLGKGTFGKVHYARNLESNHSVAIKMMDKDKVLKVGLSEQIRREITTMRLVAHKNIVELHEVMATRNKIYFVMEYVKGGELFDKIEKSGKLTEAIAHKYFQQLISAVDYCHSRGVYHRDLKPENLLLDENENLKVSDFGLSALSESKRQDGLLHTTCGTPAYVAPEVISKTGYDGAKSDIWSCGVVLFVLVAGYLPFQGPNLMEMYRKIQNGDFRCPSWFSHKLKKLLYKILDPNPNTRISVQKIKESTWFRKGPGETHTVKEKNPSENATTNAAPALAMRRKKNVHEDVKPLAVTNLNAFEIISFSTGFDLSGLFIKKECKKETRFTSDKPATAIISKLEDVAKALNLRIRKKDNGVIKIQGRKEGRNGVLQFDTEIFEITASYHLIEMKQTGGDSLEYQKLLEEDIRPALKDIVWARHGDDRQQKE; encoded by the coding sequence ATGGAATCGAGAGGAAAGATTTTGATGAAGCGGTATGAGTTGGGGAGGCTGCTGGGGAAAGGCACATTTGGCAAGGTGCACTATGCAAGGAACCTTGAGTCCAACCATAGTGTTGCTATTAAGATGATGGACAAGGACAAAGTGCTCAAGGTCGGGCTTTCGGAGCAGATAAGGCGGGAGATCACAACGATGCGGTTGGTGGCTCATAAGAACATTGTTGAGCTTCATGAGGTCATGGCGACACGAAACAAGATCTACTTCGTCATGGAGTATGTGAAAGGTGGCGAGCTCTTTGACAAGATTGAGAAGAGTGGCAAGCTCACAGAGGCCATTGCACACAAGTACTTCCAGCAGCTCATTAGTGCAGTGGATTACTGCCACAGCCGAGGTGTGTATCACCGGGACTTGAAGCCTGAGAACCTGCTGTtggatgagaatgagaacctgaAGGTCTCAGATTTCGGTCTGAGCGCACTTTCAGAGTCGAAGAGGCAAGATGGCTTGCTCCACACCACCTGTGGAACTCCAGCATATGTAGCTCCAGAGGTGATCAGCAAGACAGGCTATGATGGTGCAAAGTCAGACATCTGGTCTTGTGGGGTTGTTTTATTTGTACTTGTTGCTGGTTATCTTCCTTTCCAAGGCCCAAACTTGATGGAGATGTATCGTAAGATACAGAATGGTGATTTCAGGTGCCCCAGTTGGTTTTCACACAAACTTAAGAAGCTGTTGTACAAGATCCTGGACCCCAACCCAAACACAAGAATTTCAGTCCAGAAGATAAAAGAGTCTACCTGGTTCCGAAAAGGTCCTGGGGAGACCCATACAGTAAAGGAGAAAAATCCAAGTGAGAATGCCACCACAAATGCTGCTCCAGCACTTGCTATGAGGCGCAAGAAGAATGTTCATGAAGATGTAAAGCCCCTGGCTGTCACAAACTTAAATGCCTTTGAAATCATATCTTTCTCCACAGGATTTGACCTCTCTGGTCTATTTATCAAAAAGGAGTGCAAAAAGGAGACACGATTCACTTCTGATAAGCCTGCCACAGCCATCATCTCGAagcttgaagatgttgcaaaagCACTGAATCTCAGGATAAGGAAGAAGGATAATGGTGTAATCAAGATTCAAGGGAGGAAGGAGGGAAGGAATGGTGTCCTTCAGTTTGACACAGAAATATTTGAGATCACGGCATCCTACCATCTGATTGAGATGAAACAAACAGGCGGTGATTCACTTGAGTACCAGAAACTGTTGGAAGAGGACATCCGGCCAGCACTGAAGGACATAGTCTGGGCCAGGCATGGAGATGATCGACAGCAAAAGGAGTAG
- the LOC136487853 gene encoding early nodulin-20-like — protein MPIQNIYSLRLRLPLSVSTPSHSLSSEPLRLSPTPPLPAAPAPRPPPDASRCHREAVPPRLRRRPPTESLSDTVWCGRERSRSAAPLPRGGEAAAAACLGAADDAAEAGGCHGGGGGRGSAQGGGGAEVRVLKVFVSPSVLHEARRIIQESDLRK, from the exons ATGCCCATCCAAAatatctactccctccgtctcagaCTCCCTCTCTCCGTCTCGACTCCCTCTCACTCCCTCTCCTCCGAGCCCCTCCGTCTCTCCCCCACGCCGCCCCTCCCCGCCGCCCCTGCCCCCCGGCCACCTCCCGATGCCTCCCGATGCCATCGAGAAGCCGTGCCTCCACGTCTCCGCCGCCGTCCCCCCACTGAGTCCCTGTCTGACACCGTGTGGTGTGGACGCGAGCGCTCTCGGTCTGCGGCTCCTCTCCCGCGCGGTGGAGAGGCTGCGGCCGCTGCTTGTCTAGGGGCCGCCGACGATGCAGCTGAGGCCGGAGGATGccatggaggaggtggaggccgaGGCAGCGCCCAAGGCGGCGGCGGGGCCGAAGTTAGGGTTCTGAAGGTCTTCGTCTCCCCATCCGTCCTCCACGAGGCCAGGAGGATCATCCAGGAGTCCGAT CTGCGGAAGTAG
- the LOC136486075 gene encoding uncharacterized protein — translation MCPLRVILIFLSATVAGFFLVRGLNADPADQFDADADADGKASPRAPVPLHSKVGSAVKTGFWTMVDMASGRYLWRTLVAQPAKLESDKAR, via the exons ATGTGCCCGCTGCGGGTGATCCTCATCTTCCTCTccgccaccgtcgccggcttcttCCTCGTCCGGGGGCTCAACGCCGACCCCGCCGACCagttcgacgccgacgccgacgccgacggcaAGGCCTCCCCCAGGGCACCCGTGCCCCTCCATTCCAAG GTTGGATCAGCAGTGAAAACCGGATTCTGGACTATGGTAGACATGGCAAGTGGGCGGTACCTCTGGCGCACCCTTGTTGCACAACCGGCAAAATTGGAATCTGATAAGGCCCGGTGA